A part of Nocardioides sp. WS12 genomic DNA contains:
- a CDS encoding VOC family protein yields the protein MTTSTTPISTPVTELIAFTIDASDAARLAKFYADLTGGEVTGDYPEYGYAAASILGSAFNFQTVADYARPQWPGQEHPQQFHIDLRVTDVAAAAEHAISLGATVAGEQPGGGAWQVMIDPDGHPFCLCPPKD from the coding sequence ATGACCACTTCCACCACACCGATCTCCACCCCCGTCACCGAACTGATCGCGTTCACCATCGACGCGTCCGACGCGGCCCGCCTCGCGAAGTTCTACGCCGACCTCACCGGTGGCGAGGTGACCGGCGACTACCCGGAGTACGGCTACGCCGCGGCCTCGATCCTCGGGTCGGCCTTCAACTTCCAGACGGTCGCCGACTACGCCCGCCCGCAGTGGCCCGGCCAGGAGCACCCCCAGCAGTTCCACATCGACCTGCGCGTCACCGACGTCGCGGCGGCCGCCGAGCACGCCATCTCGCTGGGCGCGACCGTGGCCGGCGAGCAGCCCGGTGGCGGTGCGTGGCAGGTGATGATCGACCCCGACGGGCACCCGTTCTGCCTCTGCCCGCCGAAGGACTGA
- the leuE gene encoding leucine efflux protein LeuE, translated as MLGITDLSTYLVGLILIILLPGPNSLYVLSVAARRGARDGYRAAAGVFTGDAVLMTLSAAGVASLLQANDLAFSIVKWVGAGYLGYLAFTMLRGAFVMWRARHRAVQAVEEGSPPLAPDERPYRRALVISLLNPKAILFFVAFFVQFVDPAYAHPAVSFLVLGIFAQIASVAYLSALIFGGTRMAAAFRRRKALSAVGTSAVGAIFLGFALKLSLAHA; from the coding sequence GTGCTGGGCATCACCGACCTGTCGACGTACCTCGTCGGACTGATCTTGATCATCCTGCTGCCCGGACCGAACTCGCTCTACGTCCTCTCCGTGGCCGCACGACGCGGTGCGCGCGACGGCTACCGCGCCGCCGCGGGCGTCTTCACCGGCGACGCCGTCCTGATGACGCTGTCGGCCGCCGGAGTCGCCTCCCTGCTGCAGGCCAACGACCTGGCCTTCTCGATCGTGAAGTGGGTCGGCGCCGGCTACCTCGGCTACCTCGCCTTCACCATGCTGCGCGGGGCGTTCGTGATGTGGCGGGCACGGCACCGCGCGGTCCAGGCCGTGGAGGAAGGCTCCCCGCCGCTGGCACCGGACGAGCGCCCGTACCGCCGCGCCCTGGTGATCAGCCTGCTCAACCCGAAGGCGATCTTGTTCTTCGTCGCCTTCTTCGTGCAGTTCGTCGACCCGGCCTACGCCCACCCGGCAGTGTCGTTCCTGGTGCTCGGGATCTTCGCCCAGATCGCGAGCGTGGCGTACCTGTCCGCGTTGATCTTCGGCGGCACCCGGATGGCCGCAGCGTTCCGGCGCCGCAAGGCGCTGTCGGCCGTCGGCACCTCAGCCGTGGGCGCAATCTTCCTGGGCTTCGCCCTGAAGCTCTCCCTCGCCCACGCCTGA
- a CDS encoding NAD-dependent epimerase/dehydratase family protein, whose amino-acid sequence MTQIDPAAPVLVTGGSGYVASWIVRQLLEDGRTVRATVRNPQKPKGLEHLHALSDAHPGRLTLHQADLLDQGSFTPAMEGVELVIHTASPFLLGKVKDPQAQLVDPALDGTRNVLASVNATDSVKRVVLTSSVVALHGDNCDVKGRPVTEADWNTTSTLDHQPYPYSKTVAEKDAWAIAEAQERWDLVTIHPGLVLGPALTTSSVSGSMDTMKHFTDYSLTLGVPKLYLGVVDVRDVARAHITAGFTPEAKGRYLTNADTVSMLAIGRILAASFGNKLTFPRMIAPKAAVKLSAPLAGLTREYVEKNVGHPLAYDSSRTTAELGIEFRPVAETITEHYQQMIDDGLAKA is encoded by the coding sequence ATGACGCAGATAGATCCCGCCGCACCCGTCCTCGTCACCGGAGGGAGTGGGTACGTCGCCAGCTGGATCGTGCGCCAGTTGCTCGAGGACGGTCGCACCGTCCGCGCCACGGTGCGCAACCCGCAGAAGCCGAAGGGCCTCGAGCACCTGCACGCGCTGTCGGACGCGCACCCCGGTCGGCTCACCCTGCACCAGGCCGACCTGCTCGACCAGGGCAGTTTCACGCCCGCGATGGAGGGCGTCGAGCTCGTCATCCACACCGCCTCGCCCTTCCTGCTGGGCAAGGTCAAGGACCCGCAGGCGCAGCTCGTCGACCCCGCGCTCGACGGCACCCGCAACGTCCTGGCCAGCGTCAATGCCACCGACAGCGTGAAGCGGGTCGTCCTCACCAGCAGCGTCGTCGCACTGCACGGCGACAACTGTGACGTGAAGGGACGGCCCGTCACCGAGGCCGACTGGAACACCACCAGCACCCTCGACCACCAGCCCTACCCCTACTCCAAGACCGTCGCCGAGAAGGACGCGTGGGCGATCGCCGAGGCGCAGGAGCGTTGGGACCTGGTCACCATCCACCCCGGCCTGGTGCTCGGCCCGGCGCTGACCACGTCGAGCGTCTCCGGATCGATGGACACCATGAAGCACTTCACCGACTACTCGCTGACGCTCGGTGTCCCGAAGCTCTACCTCGGCGTGGTCGACGTACGCGATGTGGCGCGGGCCCACATCACCGCCGGCTTCACTCCGGAGGCCAAGGGCCGCTACCTCACCAACGCCGACACGGTCAGCATGCTCGCCATTGGCCGGATCCTCGCGGCGTCCTTCGGTAACAAGCTGACCTTCCCGCGGATGATCGCCCCCAAGGCGGCGGTCAAGCTCAGCGCCCCGCTCGCCGGCCTGACCCGCGAGTACGTCGAGAAGAACGTCGGCCACCCGCTCGCGTACGACAGCAGCCGCACCACCGCGGAGCTCGGTATCGAGTTCCGCCCCGTCGCCGAGACCATCACCGAGCACTACCAGCAGATGATCGACGACGGGCTCGCCAAGGCCTGA
- a CDS encoding zinc metalloprotease, giving the protein MTHLTSRRLLGVAASSLLLAVPLASTPSTMVSAAASPGAEACLDASGARVAEGSHAAEPELYPKNEAKKYGVIKDSPYLGDGTVTVNTVFHVITDGASQADRDRLETMVNAQMDVLNAAYSGETSAEAADTPFRFDLTSIEFVDNAKWYTVVPGKTERDMKAALYDGDATTLNVYTANIGAGLLGWAYFPKGYNNGRDFIDGVVMLDESMPGGTAGKYSEGDTLTHEVGHWLMLEHTFQGGCSASGDGVADTPREAAPQFNCPDGADTCTAPGVDPIHNFMDYTQDSCMNTFTEGQAERMSDAWVAFRAGA; this is encoded by the coding sequence ATGACGCACCTCACCTCACGCCGCCTGCTCGGAGTCGCCGCGAGCTCATTGCTGCTGGCCGTCCCGTTGGCCTCGACACCGTCCACGATGGTCTCCGCCGCCGCATCCCCCGGGGCAGAGGCGTGCCTCGATGCCTCCGGCGCCAGGGTCGCCGAGGGCTCCCACGCCGCGGAGCCCGAGCTGTACCCCAAGAACGAGGCGAAGAAGTACGGCGTCATCAAGGACTCGCCGTACCTCGGCGACGGCACGGTCACCGTCAACACGGTCTTCCACGTCATCACCGACGGAGCGAGCCAGGCTGATCGGGACCGGCTCGAGACGATGGTGAACGCGCAGATGGACGTGCTCAACGCCGCCTACTCTGGCGAGACGTCCGCAGAAGCGGCCGACACCCCCTTCCGGTTCGACCTCACCTCGATCGAGTTCGTCGACAACGCGAAGTGGTACACCGTGGTGCCGGGCAAGACCGAGCGCGACATGAAGGCTGCCCTGTACGACGGCGATGCCACGACGCTCAACGTCTACACCGCGAACATCGGCGCCGGCCTGCTCGGCTGGGCGTACTTCCCCAAGGGCTACAACAACGGGCGTGACTTCATCGACGGCGTCGTCATGCTCGACGAGTCGATGCCCGGCGGTACGGCGGGCAAGTACTCCGAGGGCGACACCCTGACCCACGAGGTCGGCCACTGGCTGATGCTCGAGCACACCTTCCAGGGCGGCTGCTCCGCTTCCGGCGACGGCGTGGCGGACACCCCGCGCGAGGCTGCCCCGCAGTTCAACTGCCCCGACGGCGCCGACACCTGCACCGCACCCGGCGTCGACCCGATCCACAACTTCATGGACTACACGCAGGACTCCTGCATGAACACGTTCACCGAGGGCCAGGCGGAGCGGATGAGCGACGCCTGGGTGGCGTTCCGCGCAGGGGCGTAG
- a CDS encoding dihydrofolate reductase family protein — translation MGIVTADITTTVDGFGAAADQSFEHPFGSLDHLRLHAWQIDHRDDNPDEAAGILRAGAFIMGRNMFSPGRGEWDLAWRGWWGEEPPYRAPVFVLTHHEREPLEMAGGTTFHFVTGGIEDALDRAREAAGDANVAIAGGASTVNAYLAAGLIDELRWHVAPLVSGLTEGSRLFEGVPSSDLVPVASRTTPYVTHLTYRRT, via the coding sequence ATGGGCATCGTGACCGCGGACATCACCACCACCGTCGACGGCTTCGGGGCGGCGGCCGACCAGAGCTTCGAGCACCCCTTCGGCAGCCTGGACCACCTCCGCCTGCACGCGTGGCAGATCGATCACCGCGACGACAATCCCGACGAGGCGGCCGGAATCCTCCGCGCCGGCGCGTTCATCATGGGGCGCAACATGTTCTCGCCGGGCCGCGGCGAGTGGGACCTGGCGTGGCGCGGGTGGTGGGGCGAGGAGCCGCCGTACCGCGCGCCCGTCTTCGTGCTCACCCACCACGAGCGGGAGCCGCTGGAGATGGCGGGTGGCACCACCTTCCACTTCGTGACCGGCGGGATCGAGGACGCCCTGGATCGAGCCCGCGAGGCCGCGGGCGACGCCAACGTGGCGATCGCCGGGGGTGCGTCGACCGTCAACGCCTACCTGGCCGCGGGCCTGATCGACGAGCTCCGCTGGCACGTCGCTCCGCTGGTCTCCGGGCTCACCGAGGGGTCACGCCTGTTCGAGGGCGTGCCGTCGAGTGACCTCGTCCCGGTGGCGTCGCGCACGACGCCGTACGTCACGCACCTGACCTACCGCCGCACCTGA
- a CDS encoding SRPBCC family protein, translated as MSSTATVTATVGRPRDVVSAFATDPQQVLPLISGFGRFRFLGELDEPGHEEWEAFLDVGTLHIGGAIDIDRTADHHLAWVAVRGTRHTFDLIVEPDGADRSLVTMTMTITLSGLVMSRIAEQFARGIMHRHLDAAIQQLRHHLEWEQG; from the coding sequence GTGAGTTCCACGGCCACCGTCACCGCCACCGTCGGTCGCCCTCGCGACGTGGTCTCGGCCTTCGCCACCGACCCGCAGCAGGTGCTGCCGTTGATCAGCGGGTTCGGCCGGTTCCGGTTCCTGGGTGAGCTCGACGAACCCGGGCACGAGGAGTGGGAGGCGTTCCTCGACGTCGGCACCCTCCACATCGGCGGTGCCATCGACATCGACCGGACCGCCGACCACCACCTGGCCTGGGTGGCCGTGCGCGGCACGCGCCACACGTTCGACCTCATCGTCGAGCCGGACGGAGCGGACCGGTCGCTCGTCACGATGACGATGACGATCACCCTGTCGGGACTGGTGATGTCGCGGATCGCCGAGCAGTTCGCGCGGGGCATCATGCACCGGCACCTCGACGCCGCCATCCAGCAACTGCGTCACCACCTGGAGTGGGAACAGGGTTGA
- a CDS encoding zinc-binding dehydrogenase — MIPVADGIADEVAAQLVSMPFSAISLLESLELSSGDWLVQNAANGAVGRMVAQLGAARGVNVISLVRRAAGVDELGDQGITNVVATDAEGWADQVRALTGGAPIKAGVDSVGGPASGDILSLLAENGTLVVFGAMESPTMELSSGDLIFKQVTVKGFWGSTVSQTMPAEQRRALFGELIERIASGKLTLPVDTIYSFDEVRAAAAANGEPGRKGKVLLRP, encoded by the coding sequence TTGATCCCGGTCGCCGACGGGATCGCCGACGAGGTCGCGGCCCAGCTGGTGTCGATGCCGTTCAGCGCGATCAGCCTGCTCGAATCACTGGAGCTGTCCTCTGGTGACTGGCTCGTGCAGAACGCCGCCAACGGCGCCGTCGGCCGGATGGTCGCGCAACTCGGCGCGGCTCGCGGGGTCAACGTCATCAGCCTGGTCCGCCGGGCCGCCGGTGTCGACGAGCTCGGCGACCAGGGCATCACGAATGTCGTCGCGACCGACGCCGAGGGCTGGGCCGACCAGGTGCGCGCGCTCACCGGCGGCGCCCCGATCAAGGCCGGCGTCGACTCGGTCGGCGGACCTGCCAGCGGCGACATCCTGTCCCTGCTCGCAGAGAACGGCACGCTGGTCGTCTTCGGCGCGATGGAGTCGCCCACCATGGAGCTGTCGTCCGGCGACCTGATCTTCAAGCAGGTCACGGTCAAGGGATTCTGGGGCAGTACCGTCAGCCAGACCATGCCGGCCGAGCAGCGCCGCGCACTCTTCGGGGAGCTGATCGAGCGGATCGCGTCGGGCAAGCTCACCCTGCCCGTCGACACCATCTACTCGTTCGACGAGGTCAGGGCCGCGGCCGCCGCGAACGGCGAACCCGGCCGCAAGGGCAAGGTCCTGCTCCGCCCCTGA
- a CDS encoding TetR/AcrR family transcriptional regulator has product MADVARKRRPYAARVPMAERREQLLDATLRIIDRDGYDGVSIDAIAKEAGVTRPVVYGAFESLGPLLMALLERQQQRALMQLFGALPQDLGEGKPADLIRQAGPALHQMLLDDPVTWRAILQSATHAPEAVRERVEADREQVRHFVEQLVVGTVGRRADAEVLSHAVIAVLERFGQLVIADPERFTAERLTDAVAALLGRAPRRVT; this is encoded by the coding sequence ATGGCGGATGTGGCGCGGAAGAGGCGGCCGTACGCCGCCCGCGTTCCGATGGCCGAGCGCCGCGAACAACTGCTGGACGCGACCCTGCGGATCATCGATCGCGACGGGTACGACGGCGTCTCGATCGACGCGATCGCGAAGGAAGCCGGCGTCACCCGACCGGTCGTGTACGGCGCCTTCGAGAGCCTGGGCCCGCTGCTGATGGCCCTGCTCGAGCGCCAGCAACAGCGTGCGCTGATGCAGCTGTTCGGCGCCCTCCCCCAGGACCTCGGCGAGGGCAAGCCCGCCGACCTCATCCGTCAGGCCGGGCCGGCCCTGCACCAGATGCTGCTCGACGACCCGGTGACCTGGCGGGCGATCCTGCAGAGCGCGACCCACGCACCGGAAGCCGTGCGCGAGCGCGTCGAAGCCGACCGCGAACAGGTCCGGCACTTCGTCGAACAACTCGTGGTCGGGACCGTCGGCCGTCGCGCGGATGCGGAAGTGCTCTCGCATGCCGTCATCGCCGTACTCGAACGGTTCGGTCAGCTCGTGATCGCGGACCCCGAACGCTTCACCGCCGAGCGGCTCACCGATGCGGTCGCCGCGCTGCTGGGGCGGGCGCCCCGGCGGGTCACCTGA
- a CDS encoding cation diffusion facilitator family transporter — protein sequence MGVGHGHGHTPAATGHAGARHRWRLAVSFALIAAFFLVELVVGIISGSLALISDAGHMAADVVALGAALVATKIAAREDSTGRRTYGSYRAEVFASGLAVLMMLGVSVYVVIEAMARIGEDAEVASGPLIVVGFLGLVVNVIALLLLRAGAKDSINVKGAYLEVVADTAGSVGVLIAGGLIIATGSSVWDTVVAFLIGGFVAVRAVMLGREVLAVLGQHVPAGLEIDAVTSALAAIDGVRDVHDLHAWTLTSGMNVATAHLVLEDGTDSGDALREGQALLRDRFQIEHATLQIEGCRSTDCDAVTW from the coding sequence ATGGGCGTCGGACACGGACATGGCCACACCCCCGCTGCCACCGGCCACGCCGGCGCGCGCCACCGCTGGCGTCTGGCGGTCTCCTTCGCCCTCATCGCGGCGTTCTTCCTCGTCGAACTCGTCGTCGGCATCATCAGCGGATCACTCGCGCTGATCTCCGACGCGGGCCACATGGCGGCCGACGTGGTCGCGCTCGGTGCCGCACTCGTCGCCACGAAGATCGCGGCGCGTGAGGACAGCACCGGTCGTCGTACTTATGGGTCGTACCGGGCCGAGGTCTTCGCCTCCGGTCTCGCCGTGCTGATGATGCTCGGCGTCTCCGTGTACGTCGTCATCGAAGCCATGGCGCGGATCGGCGAGGACGCCGAGGTGGCGAGCGGCCCGCTGATCGTCGTGGGCTTTCTCGGCCTCGTGGTCAACGTGATCGCACTGCTCCTCCTGCGGGCCGGAGCGAAGGACTCGATCAACGTCAAGGGCGCCTACCTCGAAGTCGTGGCGGACACGGCCGGCAGTGTCGGCGTACTGATCGCCGGAGGGCTGATCATCGCCACCGGCTCGAGTGTCTGGGACACCGTCGTCGCGTTCCTGATCGGCGGGTTCGTCGCTGTCCGCGCCGTGATGCTCGGCCGCGAAGTGCTCGCCGTCCTCGGCCAGCACGTCCCCGCAGGACTGGAGATCGACGCCGTCACCTCCGCGCTCGCCGCCATCGACGGCGTGCGCGACGTGCACGACCTGCACGCGTGGACGCTGACCTCCGGCATGAACGTCGCCACCGCGCACCTGGTGCTGGAGGACGGCACCGACAGCGGTGACGCACTGCGTGAGGGCCAGGCGCTGCTGCGTGACCGGTTCCAGATCGAGCACGCGACCTTGCAGATCGAGGGTTGCCGCTCCACGGACTGTGACGCCGTCACCTGGTGA
- a CDS encoding zinc-binding dehydrogenase encodes MTTDQTGTMRAVVLDAAPAPPEGLVIRDLPVPTPAAGEVLIRVRAFGLNRSELHTRIGLAHGVTFPRVLGIEATGEVAACPGGELAVGQQVVAMMGGMGRTINGGYAEWVVVPVQHTIAVTTGLDWATLGAVPEMLQTAYGSLTVGLDAQPGETLLVRGGTSSVGQAATILAKQRGMTVVSTTRSAARTQMLLDLGADHVVIDNGTIAGDVRALFPDGVDRALELVGAPTLLDTLATVRVHGVACMTGMLSNSWTLPDFYPTGDLPRGVWLGGYSGNAGDLPADVLQAWLDDAEAGRLQVPIGHVYAFDEIVQAHRDLEDGTYAGKLVVLT; translated from the coding sequence ATGACGACCGACCAGACAGGCACGATGCGGGCAGTGGTTCTCGATGCGGCGCCTGCGCCGCCCGAAGGACTCGTCATTCGCGATCTCCCCGTGCCGACACCTGCGGCCGGCGAGGTGCTGATCCGCGTCCGTGCCTTCGGTCTCAACCGGTCCGAGCTGCACACGCGGATCGGGCTGGCCCACGGTGTCACCTTCCCGCGGGTCCTCGGGATCGAGGCGACGGGGGAAGTCGCTGCGTGCCCGGGTGGCGAGCTCGCCGTCGGACAGCAGGTCGTGGCGATGATGGGCGGCATGGGCCGCACCATCAACGGCGGCTACGCCGAGTGGGTCGTCGTCCCCGTCCAGCACACGATTGCGGTCACCACCGGCCTCGACTGGGCCACCCTGGGTGCGGTGCCCGAGATGCTGCAGACCGCCTACGGCTCCCTCACCGTCGGCCTCGACGCCCAGCCCGGCGAGACCCTCCTGGTCCGAGGTGGTACGTCGTCCGTGGGCCAGGCCGCGACGATCCTGGCCAAGCAGCGCGGGATGACAGTCGTCTCCACGACGCGTTCGGCCGCGCGCACGCAGATGCTGCTGGACCTCGGCGCCGACCATGTCGTCATCGACAACGGCACCATCGCCGGCGACGTGCGGGCGCTGTTCCCGGATGGTGTTGACCGCGCGCTGGAGCTCGTGGGCGCGCCGACCCTGCTGGACACCCTCGCCACCGTCCGGGTGCACGGTGTCGCGTGCATGACCGGGATGTTGTCGAACTCGTGGACGCTGCCGGACTTCTATCCCACGGGCGACCTGCCGCGCGGCGTGTGGCTGGGCGGCTATTCCGGCAACGCCGGCGATCTGCCGGCCGACGTACTCCAGGCCTGGCTGGATGACGCCGAAGCCGGCCGCCTGCAGGTGCCGATCGGCCACGTTTACGCGTTCGACGAGATCGTCCAGGCGCACCGTGACCTGGAGGACGGGACCTACGCGGGCAAGCTCGTCGTCCTCACCTGA
- a CDS encoding metalloregulator ArsR/SmtB family transcription factor — protein sequence MAMNQVEPTSEVEALVAAACLLHGLSDPNRLAILQHLALGEHRVIDLTDHLGLAQSTVSKHLALLRDCGLVVSRPSGRASMFSLAHPEATADILRATERLLEATGEAVVLSANFGPAALHADEEW from the coding sequence ATGGCGATGAATCAGGTGGAGCCGACCAGCGAGGTCGAGGCACTCGTCGCGGCGGCCTGCCTGCTGCACGGACTCAGTGATCCCAACCGGCTCGCGATCCTGCAACATCTCGCCCTGGGCGAGCACCGCGTCATCGATCTCACCGACCACCTGGGGCTCGCGCAGTCGACGGTCTCCAAGCACCTCGCCCTGTTGCGCGACTGCGGCCTGGTCGTGTCGCGCCCGAGCGGTCGGGCGTCGATGTTCTCGCTCGCCCACCCCGAGGCGACCGCCGACATCCTGCGCGCCACCGAGCGCCTGCTCGAAGCCACCGGTGAAGCGGTGGTGCTCAGTGCGAACTTCGGTCCCGCCGCCCTCCACGCCGACGAGGAGTGGTGA
- a CDS encoding lysophospholipid acyltransferase family protein produces the protein MASSSDSSVGKSRLLKAPLADLSGRDPAFIRRMLPRLWLVASVWFRADVEGFEKVPDEPVLFVGNHSGGAGVPDTFVFLLGYNTYMTVEGRPLFALGHEMVTSLPGIGAFARKFGVVTATPRAAADVFAQDGSVLVYPGGDVEALRPWRDRHKIVFDGRKGFLRLAHENGVKIVPVVATGGQDTFFVLNDGRKTAKLLRFDKLLRVKTLPISFSIPWGFLPGDLPHIPLPAKIRIQVLDPIDLTERFGEEPDWDEAYDYVTSVMQAGLSTLAAKTVLPVLG, from the coding sequence GTGGCCAGCAGCAGTGATTCTTCCGTCGGCAAGAGCCGACTGCTGAAGGCGCCGCTGGCGGACCTGAGCGGGCGCGATCCGGCCTTCATCCGGCGGATGCTGCCGCGGCTGTGGCTGGTGGCCAGCGTGTGGTTCCGAGCCGATGTCGAGGGCTTCGAGAAGGTCCCCGACGAGCCGGTGCTGTTCGTCGGCAACCACAGCGGTGGGGCCGGCGTACCGGACACCTTCGTCTTCCTGCTCGGCTACAACACCTACATGACGGTCGAGGGCCGGCCGCTGTTCGCGCTGGGTCACGAGATGGTGACCTCGCTGCCCGGCATCGGTGCGTTCGCCCGCAAGTTCGGCGTCGTCACCGCCACCCCGCGGGCCGCTGCTGACGTCTTCGCCCAGGACGGCTCGGTGCTGGTCTACCCCGGCGGCGACGTCGAGGCGCTGCGTCCGTGGCGGGATCGCCACAAGATCGTCTTCGACGGCCGCAAGGGCTTCCTCCGCCTCGCGCACGAGAACGGCGTGAAGATCGTGCCCGTCGTGGCGACCGGTGGCCAGGACACCTTCTTCGTCCTGAACGACGGCCGGAAGACCGCGAAGCTGCTGCGCTTCGACAAGCTGTTGCGGGTCAAGACGCTGCCGATCTCGTTCAGCATCCCGTGGGGTTTCCTGCCCGGCGACCTCCCGCACATCCCGCTGCCGGCGAAGATCCGGATCCAGGTGCTCGACCCGATCGACCTCACCGAGCGGTTCGGCGAGGAGCCCGACTGGGACGAGGCCTACGACTACGTCACCAGCGTGATGCAGGCCGGCCTCTCGACCCTCGCCGCGAAGACCGTTCTTCCGGTGCTCGGGTGA
- a CDS encoding oxygenase MpaB family protein — protein sequence MALRKQREINPAEDYGFFGPDSVAWKVWGYPTSLTIGFSRAVVVEELDPNLVASVDRTQDIYKRPKTRYDRTIHYFALVAFGDSRSTSRAADVLVKVHSKAIGTEPYGGGKYDANDPDSQLWILVTGWHSVLKAYEMYGPGKLSEADELQFWEECAIAAELQTCNPDDVPRNRAELHAYYERMRPLMSGSPIAQKAMHHLMDIDQLVQVPLVLRPAQWIVGKFFTAGVIATLPGWMREMGDLPQRRAVDIAVRPVLRAVFAALTLSKGLQLRVLALLSPSTIAVVAPVFRGIEPTNPEVLTPTEARERYGFDKPAEAHLAWRQKQHEKVFGLGEAPSDAGLLESEPVLGRLA from the coding sequence ATGGCACTTCGCAAGCAGCGCGAGATCAACCCCGCCGAGGACTACGGCTTCTTCGGTCCCGACTCGGTCGCGTGGAAGGTGTGGGGCTACCCCACCTCCCTGACCATCGGCTTCAGCCGGGCCGTCGTCGTCGAGGAGCTCGACCCGAACCTCGTCGCCTCCGTCGACCGGACCCAGGACATCTACAAGCGTCCGAAGACCCGCTACGACCGCACCATCCACTACTTCGCCCTCGTCGCGTTCGGTGACAGCCGCAGCACCAGCCGCGCCGCCGACGTCCTCGTCAAGGTGCACAGCAAGGCGATCGGCACCGAGCCCTACGGCGGTGGGAAGTACGACGCCAACGACCCCGACTCCCAGCTCTGGATCCTCGTGACCGGCTGGCACTCGGTGCTCAAGGCCTACGAGATGTACGGCCCCGGCAAGCTGTCGGAGGCCGACGAGCTGCAGTTCTGGGAGGAGTGCGCGATCGCCGCGGAGCTGCAGACCTGCAACCCCGACGACGTGCCGCGCAACCGCGCCGAACTGCACGCGTACTACGAGCGGATGCGCCCGCTGATGTCCGGCTCGCCCATCGCGCAGAAGGCGATGCACCACCTGATGGACATCGACCAGCTGGTCCAGGTGCCGCTGGTGCTGCGTCCGGCCCAGTGGATCGTCGGCAAGTTCTTCACCGCCGGCGTGATCGCCACCCTGCCCGGCTGGATGCGGGAGATGGGCGACCTGCCCCAGCGCCGCGCTGTCGACATCGCGGTGCGCCCGGTCCTGCGTGCGGTGTTCGCCGCCCTGACCCTGAGCAAGGGCCTTCAGTTGCGGGTCCTCGCGCTGCTCTCGCCGAGCACCATCGCGGTGGTGGCCCCGGTCTTCCGCGGCATCGAGCCGACCAACCCCGAAGTCCTCACGCCCACCGAAGCGCGCGAGCGCTACGGGTTCGACAAGCCGGCCGAGGCACACCTGGCCTGGCGGCAGAAGCAGCACGAGAAGGTGTTCGGCCTCGGCGAAGCGCCGAGCGACGCCGGTCTGCTCGAGTCGGAGCCGGTGCTGGGTAGGCTCGCCTGA
- a CDS encoding glyoxalase — MNSTDTQTTLSALTLEVADPAAARAFYADAFGFDTQIDVRATDATTTGFRGFSLSLTVAQPANVNAYIDAAVAAGATVLKPAAKSFWGYGGVVQAPDGTIWKVATSNKKDTAPAEKKYDDLVLLLGATDVAATKRFYIEQGMKVAKSYGRKYVEFEAGTGPVKLALYGRRALAKDVGVPEDGSGSHRLVLGGFTATDPDGFVWEASA; from the coding sequence ATGAACTCCACCGACACCCAGACCACACTGTCCGCCCTCACCCTCGAGGTGGCCGACCCGGCCGCCGCCCGGGCCTTCTACGCCGACGCGTTCGGCTTCGACACCCAGATCGACGTCCGCGCCACCGACGCCACCACGACCGGCTTCCGCGGCTTCTCCCTCTCCCTCACGGTCGCCCAGCCGGCCAACGTCAACGCGTACATCGACGCTGCGGTGGCCGCCGGCGCGACCGTCCTGAAGCCTGCTGCCAAGTCGTTCTGGGGGTACGGCGGCGTCGTACAGGCTCCCGACGGGACGATCTGGAAGGTCGCGACCTCGAACAAGAAGGACACCGCCCCCGCCGAGAAGAAGTACGACGACCTGGTGCTCCTGCTCGGCGCGACCGACGTGGCCGCGACCAAGCGGTTCTACATCGAGCAGGGCATGAAGGTGGCCAAGAGCTACGGCCGCAAGTACGTCGAGTTCGAGGCCGGCACCGGCCCGGTCAAGCTCGCCCTCTACGGCCGGCGTGCGCTGGCGAAGGACGTCGGCGTTCCCGAGGACGGCAGCGGCTCGCACCGCCTGGTCCTCGGCGGCTTCACCGCGACCGACCCCGACGGGTTCGTCTGGGAAGCCTCGGCCTGA